One Bartonella tribocorum CIP 105476 genomic window carries:
- a CDS encoding autotransporter outer membrane beta-barrel domain-containing protein has translation MVYLFHKHVFLCNFTTAIIYFLQVTYVSSTDFSSDRRGVFYNCDDKRIHFLANKVYYLKSSQEASASTAPIAAIYVEKAGTIVNASQVTVYGDNPDKTSAYGAYVRNGGRLNLAISNFKDIPALCAQDAVISMTLGEIKGTSHAIYAWGRGANIALESVNIDIEPNNSNVKSIGIMSGFGAMVRMSDGTVNFNQIGSFSTLFEGRYFLDNIGIMGQGRREESGTGGDSAMGGLPEAFEVFQGGDVYLKNGFFQLNSMHAFLIKNFSGYVNDNSRLIQRHILPNGFKNTNIKIEKNNISVKGEGAHGLYFNVLASEEFAKMLRQRDDEKNLETKKVITGRAFVHLSETNMTVPDGIAIYAKGNKDYGVKGTLELSDETKISGDLLLKAENNASLLVKANSSFLKGGTRVEDRSVIDLELVHYSKWYLTKSKYNGLQESVSSLSSLHLSNSTLIFDEDSGYQTLRIGKKTNIDARDNISDSIDKKVYSAEGNAQIRLNAFLSDEGLFDSQKTDRILIYGDVSGTTFIRVQNFPKYASKEVYEGRDQSISLIQVAGTAQAGSFRLANGYDDYTTVKGFPYQYRIRGYGPGSPFGEANATQRLVEGEGDFWDFRLEGIYISSRLGSYNGPFGKPSPFSLSYPVDSPPPDPLPTLLMSDSPSSESSAPVDPPPPDPLSTSFMSDSPFSESSAPVDPPPPDPLSTSFMSDSPFSESSAPVDPPSPDLLSTSFISSPPSSASSDPVDPLLPDSLPTSLPSEPPVPVVPSATDSDPVSPPSDAVEPKPSTSSDALKPSSNLPMPLDVQPELGIRAVVPQLPTYLLLPNALFHAGLMDMTTQNKKLETMRGVFHSSWKEDENTAFFLRAYGGSHHYASNLSAFEYGYGAELDYNAFQAGVLLNEIESLYTRTFFGALGNYGNLSLHPQNVEQSKKSAFHKWSVGAYGSLQHDTGFYMDGVLSYGLFKGDVLTLARGKVVALKGKQFSGSLTSGRTFAIGDKGVVFDPQVQIVYQYLQFHQALDVDNLDVDLGKFHQWMGRVGGRLSKTLGISEKGREVSFYSKLSYLHSFEDKQFVSFKNDFQLGSFGSSLEAGLGFDARLSSKLSLHGDVTYQHRLKKVGFSGAHFSAGLRHLF, from the coding sequence ATGGTTTATTTATTTCACAAACATGTATTTTTATGTAACTTTACAACAGCTATTATTTATTTTTTACAGGTTACTTATGTTAGTTCTACGGACTTTTCAAGTGATCGAAGAGGGGTGTTTTATAATTGTGATGATAAAAGAATACACTTCCTTGCAAATAAAGTTTATTACTTAAAAAGTTCTCAGGAGGCGTCTGCTAGTACTGCACCTATTGCAGCTATATATGTAGAAAAGGCAGGCACTATTGTTAATGCATCTCAGGTAACAGTTTATGGTGATAATCCAGACAAAACATCTGCTTATGGGGCGTATGTAAGAAATGGTGGAAGACTTAATCTAGCAATTTCAAATTTTAAGGACATACCTGCTCTTTGTGCTCAAGATGCAGTTATTAGCATGACATTAGGGGAAATTAAGGGAACTTCACATGCTATTTATGCATGGGGGAGAGGAGCAAATATTGCTTTAGAGAGTGTAAATATCGATATTGAGCCCAATAATTCGAATGTAAAAAGTATCGGTATTATGAGTGGTTTTGGTGCAATGGTTAGAATGTCAGACGGTACTGTTAATTTTAACCAGATTGGCTCATTTTCAACTCTGTTTGAGGGGCGCTATTTTCTTGATAATATAGGTATTATGGGACAAGGAAGGAGGGAAGAGTCGGGAACGGGTGGTGATAGTGCTATGGGGGGATTGCCAGAAGCTTTTGAGGTTTTTCAAGGGGGGGATGTTTATTTAAAAAATGGCTTTTTTCAGCTTAACTCTATGCATGCATTCTTGATTAAAAACTTTTCAGGTTATGTCAATGATAATAGTAGGTTAATCCAAAGGCATATCTTACCAAATGGCTTTAAAAATACAAATATTAAGATAGAAAAAAATAATATTTCTGTGAAAGGAGAGGGAGCACATGGTTTGTATTTTAATGTTTTAGCTTCAGAAGAGTTTGCTAAAATGTTGAGGCAACGAGATGATGAAAAAAATTTAGAAACCAAAAAAGTTATCACGGGGAGGGCATTTGTTCATTTATCAGAGACAAATATGACAGTTCCAGACGGGATTGCGATTTATGCGAAGGGGAATAAAGACTATGGAGTAAAAGGCACTCTTGAATTATCGGATGAAACAAAAATCTCTGGTGATTTGTTGCTAAAAGCTGAAAATAATGCTTCTCTATTGGTGAAAGCAAATTCTTCTTTTCTTAAAGGAGGGACGCGTGTTGAGGATAGATCGGTTATTGATTTAGAGTTAGTTCATTATTCAAAATGGTATCTTACCAAAAGTAAATACAATGGTTTACAGGAGTCTGTTTCATCACTTTCTTCTCTACACCTTTCCAATAGCACATTGATCTTTGATGAAGATAGTGGTTATCAAACCCTGCGCATTGGAAAAAAAACAAATATAGATGCAAGAGATAACATTTCAGATTCAATAGATAAAAAAGTCTACAGTGCTGAGGGAAATGCTCAGATTAGATTGAATGCATTTTTGAGTGATGAGGGGTTGTTTGATTCCCAAAAGACGGATCGCATATTGATCTATGGTGATGTTTCTGGAACGACATTCATTCGTGTGCAAAATTTTCCAAAATATGCAAGTAAAGAAGTCTACGAGGGAAGAGATCAAAGCATTTCACTCATTCAAGTTGCTGGAACAGCACAGGCAGGTTCTTTTCGACTCGCCAATGGTTATGATGATTATACTACGGTGAAGGGTTTTCCTTATCAATATCGTATTCGTGGTTATGGTCCAGGTTCGCCCTTTGGAGAAGCGAATGCTACGCAAAGATTAGTGGAAGGTGAGGGGGATTTTTGGGATTTTCGTCTTGAAGGTATCTATATTTCTTCTAGATTAGGTTCTTATAATGGTCCATTTGGTAAACCTTCTCCGTTTTCATTATCTTATCCTGTAGACTCTCCACCTCCCGATCCTCTTCCTACGTTGTTGATGTCTGACTCGCCTTCTTCTGAGTCCTCCGCTCCTGTTGATCCTCCACCTCCCGATCCACTTTCTACGTCGTTTATGTCTGACTCACCTTTTTCTGAGTCCTCCGCTCCTGTTGACCCTCCACCTCCCGATCCACTTTCTACGTCGTTTATGTCTGACTCACCTTTTTCTGAGTCCTCCGCTCCTGTTGATCCTCCATCTCCCGATTTGCTTTCTACGTCGTTTATATCTTCCCCGCCTTCTTCTGCATCCTCTGATCCTGTTGATCCTCTACTTCCCGATTCACTTCCTACATCGTTGCCATCTGAGCCACCTGTTCCGGTTGTTCCTTCAGCTACGGATTCTGATCCTGTTTCTCCTCCTTCTGATGCTGTTGAACCAAAGCCTTCTACGTCCTCTGATGCTTTGAAACCTTCCTCTAATCTCCCTATGCCGCTTGATGTTCAGCCTGAGCTAGGTATTAGAGCCGTTGTTCCGCAATTGCCTACTTATCTTCTTTTGCCAAATGCTTTATTCCATGCGGGTTTGATGGATATGACTACGCAAAATAAAAAGTTGGAGACAATGCGGGGTGTTTTTCACTCTTCTTGGAAAGAAGATGAAAACACAGCCTTTTTTCTGCGTGCTTATGGGGGGAGCCATCATTATGCTTCCAATTTATCTGCTTTTGAATATGGCTATGGCGCTGAGCTCGATTATAATGCATTTCAAGCAGGTGTTTTGTTAAATGAGATTGAGAGTTTATATACGCGTACATTCTTTGGGGCTTTGGGAAACTATGGAAACCTTTCTCTACACCCTCAGAATGTTGAACAAAGCAAAAAAAGCGCATTTCATAAATGGTCTGTTGGGGCTTATGGAAGTTTGCAGCATGATACCGGTTTTTATATGGATGGGGTGTTATCGTATGGCCTTTTTAAGGGTGATGTTTTGACCCTTGCACGAGGCAAAGTTGTTGCATTAAAGGGGAAACAGTTTAGTGGTTCTTTAACGAGTGGTAGAACGTTTGCAATAGGCGATAAAGGCGTTGTTTTTGATCCGCAGGTTCAGATTGTTTATCAGTATCTTCAATTTCATCAAGCGCTTGATGTTGATAATCTTGATGTTGATTTAGGAAAATTTCATCAATGGATGGGGCGTGTTGGTGGGCGTTTAAGCAAGACGCTAGGTATTTCCGAAAAGGGACGTGAGGTTTCTTTTTATAGTAAGCTTTCTTATTTGCATAGTTTTGAAGATAAGCAATTTGTTTCTTTTAAAAACGATTTCCAGTTAGGTTCTTTTGGCTCTTCTTTGGAGGCAGGGCTTGGGTTTGATGCGCGTCTTTCTTCAAAACTTTCTCTTCATGGAGATGTTACTTATCAACATAGGTTGAAGAAAGTTGGTTTTTCCGGAGCGCATTTCTCTGCCGGATTGCGTCATCTTTTTTAG
- a CDS encoding autotransporter outer membrane beta-barrel domain-containing protein has product MVNVLRGYKFLFITTAIVSFSPTVCVNANSNNFATFCDPNAQFYKCNDGKKHTIKNKTYHLKFSQEYVSSSTPISALYVEKAGTVVDASQITVTGDSSDEIFGYGASVKEGARLNLTNSNFKNVPALHAENAVIRMIDGAITEVSHAIYALGKGTDIALVRVNIETTPKELNGVEIGLISSFGSKIRLSGSTVTFNGKGAFSSLYGGEYSFDSSVIKGKGKQETVIIGEKSVNKLPEAFDISQDGFVQLNNSSIELSDMHGFLVKNFSDEEDNKGRLLWQGLNSADEFKKTNIKIEKSKVSVQGKGTYGLYFYGLNPEDVWGNMYNGYRALSRAKKVAPGKAFVHLSETNFAVPDGIAIYSVGKHVYRAQAKVRLEKTRISGDLLLKAENNSYLLVEANSSTLTGDSRIKDTSDIYLHLKNGSQWHLTKSKYQDLQNPDATVSSLSGMELENSTIVFDHYQSAGYQTLHIGKKSSVNQLDEEEYVYGAGGNAQIKMSTFMNNDGSFDSQQTDRILIYGNVLGTTLIGMEEFQKTSEREASNEGNKSISLVQVIGTAEESSFKLNNSYTTVNGFPYQYKLRAYGPSSSSGNADPKNRLVAGEGDFWDFRLESVYIGPELDSSETASKPTSTVFPPQSEAETIPSERPTETILPEQPPSVEPPLMPSIPSLPEETEPSETFIPTDSTPTPSKPIPPEPPSVPTVPEEASTVPMPAPFVPVETSTDEVMPSKPSVPVVPSATDSDAVSPPSDAVEPKPSTSSDALKPSSNLPMPLDVQPELGIRAVVPQLPTYLLLPNALFHAGLMDMTTQNKKLETMRGVFHSSWKEDENTAFFLRAYGGSHHYASNLSAFEYGYGAELDYNAFQAGVLLNEIESLYTRTFFGALGNYGNLSLHPQNVEQSKKSAFHKWSVGAYGSLQHDTGFYMDGVLSYGLFKGDVLTLARGKVVALKGKQFSGSLTSGRTFAIGDKGVVFDPQVQIVYQYLQFHQALDVDNLDVDLGKFHQWMGRVGGRLSKTLGISEKGREVSFYSKLSYLHSFEDKQFVSFKNDFQLGSFGSSLEAGLGFDARLSSKLSLHGDVTYQHRLKKVGFSGAHFSAGLRHLF; this is encoded by the coding sequence ATGGTTAATGTATTAAGGGGTTATAAATTTTTATTTATCACAACGGCTATTGTTTCTTTTTCGCCAACCGTGTGTGTTAATGCAAATTCTAATAATTTTGCAACCTTCTGTGATCCAAACGCTCAATTTTATAAATGCAATGATGGTAAAAAACACACGATTAAAAATAAAACTTATCATTTAAAATTTTCTCAAGAATATGTTTCTAGTTCTACTCCTATTTCAGCTCTATATGTAGAAAAAGCAGGTACAGTTGTTGATGCATCTCAGATAACAGTTACGGGTGATAGCTCAGATGAAATATTCGGATATGGTGCATCTGTAAAAGAGGGTGCTCGTCTTAATTTAACAAATTCAAATTTTAAGAATGTACCTGCTCTTCATGCTGAAAATGCAGTTATTCGCATGATAGATGGGGCTATTACGGAAGTTTCTCACGCTATTTATGCATTGGGAAAAGGAACCGATATTGCTTTAGTGCGTGTCAATATTGAAACTACACCAAAAGAATTGAATGGTGTAGAGATAGGTCTGATTAGTAGTTTTGGTTCAAAGATTAGGCTGTCAGGGAGTACCGTTACTTTTAATGGGAAAGGCGCATTTTCATCACTTTATGGGGGAGAGTATAGTTTCGATAGTTCTGTCATTAAGGGCAAAGGAAAACAAGAAACTGTTATCATTGGTGAGAAAAGTGTCAATAAATTACCAGAAGCTTTTGATATATCTCAAGATGGTTTTGTTCAATTGAATAATAGTTCTATTGAGCTTAGTGATATGCATGGCTTTTTGGTTAAAAATTTTTCAGATGAAGAGGATAATAAAGGCAGGTTGTTGTGGCAAGGACTTAATTCAGCTGATGAGTTTAAGAAGACGAATATTAAGATTGAAAAATCCAAAGTTTCCGTTCAGGGTAAGGGAACCTATGGTCTGTATTTTTATGGGTTAAATCCAGAAGATGTATGGGGCAATATGTACAATGGTTATAGAGCGCTTTCGCGAGCAAAGAAAGTTGCTCCGGGAAAGGCATTTGTTCATTTGTCAGAGACAAATTTTGCGGTTCCGGATGGTATTGCCATTTATAGTGTCGGAAAACATGTTTATAGAGCCCAAGCTAAGGTTAGATTAGAAAAGACAAGAATCTCCGGTGATTTGTTGTTAAAAGCTGAAAATAATTCTTATCTTCTCGTTGAAGCAAATTCCTCTACACTTACAGGAGATTCTCGTATCAAGGATACCTCTGATATTTATTTGCATTTAAAGAATGGCTCTCAATGGCATCTTACCAAAAGTAAATATCAGGATTTGCAGAACCCAGATGCCACGGTTTCATCGCTTTCAGGTATGGAGCTTGAAAATAGTACCATTGTTTTTGATCACTATCAATCTGCTGGTTATCAAACGCTGCACATTGGAAAAAAAAGTAGTGTAAACCAGTTAGATGAGGAGGAGTACGTATATGGTGCAGGTGGTAATGCTCAGATTAAGATGAGCACATTTATGAATAATGATGGTTCATTTGACTCTCAACAAACGGATCGCATTTTGATCTACGGGAATGTCTTGGGAACCACGCTTATTGGGATGGAAGAATTTCAAAAAACTTCAGAAAGAGAAGCTAGCAATGAAGGGAATAAAAGTATTTCACTTGTTCAAGTTATTGGGACGGCAGAGGAAAGTTCTTTTAAGTTAAACAATAGTTATACTACGGTGAATGGATTTCCTTATCAATATAAGCTTCGTGCTTATGGTCCAAGTTCTTCTTCTGGAAATGCAGATCCAAAGAATAGATTGGTTGCTGGGGAAGGGGATTTTTGGGATTTTCGTCTTGAAAGTGTTTACATTGGTCCTGAATTAGATTCTTCTGAGACTGCTTCTAAGCCAACGTCTACAGTTTTCCCCCCCCAATCTGAAGCAGAAACAATCCCTTCTGAAAGACCAACAGAGACTATTTTACCTGAGCAGCCTCCTTCTGTTGAGCCTCCGCTTATGCCATCTATACCTTCTTTGCCTGAAGAAACTGAACCGTCTGAAACATTTATCCCTACGGATTCTACGCCTACTCCTTCTAAACCTATTCCGCCTGAGCCTCCCTCTGTACCGACTGTTCCAGAGGAAGCTTCTACTGTACCTATGCCTGCACCGTTTGTTCCAGTTGAGACTTCTACGGATGAGGTTATGCCATCTAAGCCATCTGTTCCGGTTGTTCCTTCAGCTACGGATTCTGATGCTGTTTCTCCTCCTTCTGATGCTGTTGAACCAAAGCCTTCTACGTCCTCTGATGCTTTGAAACCTTCCTCTAATCTTCCTATGCCGCTTGATGTTCAGCCTGAGCTAGGTATTAGAGCTGTTGTTCCGCAATTGCCTACTTATCTTCTTTTGCCAAATGCTTTATTCCATGCGGGTTTGATGGATATGACTACGCAAAATAAAAAGTTGGAGACAATGCGGGGTGTTTTTCACTCTTCTTGGAAAGAAGATGAAAACACAGCCTTTTTTCTGCGTGCTTATGGGGGGAGCCATCATTATGCTTCCAATTTATCTGCTTTTGAATATGGCTATGGCGCTGAGCTCGATTATAATGCATTTCAAGCAGGTGTTTTGTTAAATGAGATTGAGAGTTTATATACGCGTACATTCTTTGGGGCTTTGGGAAACTATGGAAACCTTTCTCTACATCCTCAGAATGTTGAACAAAGCAAAAAAAGCGCATTTCATAAATGGTCTGTTGGGGCTTATGGAAGTTTGCAGCATGATACCGGTTTTTATATGGATGGGGTGTTATCGTATGGCCTTTTTAAGGGTGATGTTTTGACCCTTGCACGAGGCAAAGTTGTTGCATTAAAGGGGAAACAGTTTAGTGGTTCTTTAACGAGTGGTAGAACGTTTGCAATAGGCGATAAAGGCGTTGTTTTTGATCCGCAGGTTCAGATTGTTTATCAGTATCTTCAATTTCATCAAGCGCTTGATGTTGATAATCTTGATGTTGATTTAGGAAAATTTCATCAATGGATGGGGCGTGTTGGTGGGCGTTTAAGCAAGACGCTAGGTATTTCCGAAAAGGGACGTGAGGTTTCTTTTTATAGTAAGCTTTCTTATTTGCATAGTTTTGAAGATAAGCAATTTGTTTCTTTTAAAAACGATTTCCAGTTAGGTTCTTTTGGCTCTTCTTTGGAGGCAGGGCTTGGGTTTGATGCGCGTCTTTCTTCAAAACTTTCTCTTCATGGAGATGTTACTTATCAACATAGGTTGAAGAAAGTTGGTTTTTCCGGAGCGCATTTCTCTGCCGGATTGCGTCATCTTTTTTAG
- a CDS encoding autotransporter outer membrane beta-barrel domain-containing protein has translation MIKVLKRHVCLCAFTTPVLFFVHNIEVNAQEKSSCRSLLKSYSSDVLGKPSGANSTRLDIADSDFSGVTNVKKFYQINIKMEEKECFGIQGALELKNTGIIPSEVFIQEKMKIVLDNISITGSGKNAVNDENISAYDYGFNQATLGIKQGASLLAKDGKVNVSNIYGLVMESMEGVFIPGGATRYGVLDGKHLYGLWDWRYSGVILKNSDIALNGRETRGLYLNPSQEGYIEGEMVAALGGIQLRKTNFKVSSDTAIYIDGVKRFPYITALEGSRIFANQFLDVKANSHVAVEADASFFIGGVHVEKGSYAEVELSNQSQWTVMRRESNKWRASSVSFVRVIDSSIVFQKPRDGYYHTLRIGRLDDDHGLEYAYVANDARLFFNASLAANGKRKKVKTDRLMIYGDIHGKTKIYLVENSVNPRRKERGGKKDKDTQGDNKSVSIIQVYGKAAEDSFKLAAGYVTVRGIPYQYRLRAYGPTSSLGEAKDENKLAKGKSVGYSGDFWDYRLEDEYIQRSSHTAQLKTAQLKNDVSRRRVTRSLNVHAHHNDVVTSHDTSAHYPEEGVKAVVPQVPTYLLMPNALFQVGLMDMNSYNKQLETLRTTAGALEENGKSPSFFAQGYGGSYHYVSDLSELEYGYSGNLNYNALEASVLLNAIEDTHHTLSFGIMGSYGKIALHPQDVEESKKSAFDKWSVTAYGSMQHDTGFYIDGLFSYGVFKGDVQTKARGKTTTLKGTPLSASVIAGKSFMTGHKGLIFDPQVQVVYQNLRFDKASDIDGFDIEMGKLGQWVMRVGGRLSKTLAASEGGHIVSFNGKLHLTNSFGGKQRVQFGDEFQLGAFGSSLETGVGLKAQLSSNFALHGDVTYQHRLSKGGFLGTIFSGGLRYRF, from the coding sequence ATGATTAAAGTATTAAAACGTCATGTATGTTTATGTGCTTTTACAACGCCTGTTTTGTTCTTTGTGCATAATATAGAGGTGAATGCACAGGAGAAGTCTTCGTGTCGCTCTCTTTTAAAGTCCTATTCATCTGATGTTCTTGGGAAGCCTAGTGGTGCGAATAGTACTCGTTTAGATATTGCTGATAGCGATTTTTCTGGGGTGACGAATGTAAAAAAGTTTTATCAGATAAACATTAAGATGGAAGAAAAAGAGTGTTTTGGGATTCAGGGAGCTTTAGAGTTAAAAAACACTGGTATAATTCCATCAGAGGTATTTATACAAGAAAAGATGAAGATTGTTTTGGATAACATTTCCATTACTGGGAGTGGCAAGAATGCGGTCAATGATGAAAATATAAGTGCTTATGATTATGGTTTTAATCAAGCTACTTTGGGTATAAAGCAAGGCGCCTCCCTTCTTGCTAAGGATGGTAAGGTTAATGTTTCAAATATCTATGGTCTCGTTATGGAGAGCATGGAGGGCGTTTTCATTCCTGGTGGTGCGACTCGATATGGCGTATTGGATGGTAAACATTTATATGGTTTATGGGATTGGCGTTATTCTGGCGTTATTTTAAAGAATTCAGATATTGCTCTTAATGGACGTGAAACTCGAGGGCTTTATTTAAATCCCTCACAAGAGGGATATATAGAAGGAGAGATGGTGGCGGCATTGGGGGGGATTCAGCTCAGGAAGACTAACTTTAAAGTTTCTAGTGATACAGCTATTTATATCGATGGAGTCAAAAGATTTCCTTATATTACCGCGTTAGAAGGATCACGTATCTTCGCTAATCAGTTCTTAGATGTTAAGGCTAATTCGCATGTGGCCGTTGAAGCTGACGCTTCTTTTTTTATAGGGGGAGTGCATGTTGAGAAAGGCTCTTATGCTGAAGTTGAATTATCTAATCAATCACAATGGACAGTGATGCGAAGAGAGAGTAATAAGTGGCGTGCTTCATCTGTTTCCTTTGTAAGGGTTATTGATAGTTCTATTGTTTTTCAAAAACCAAGAGATGGTTATTATCATACACTTCGCATTGGAAGATTGGATGATGATCATGGCTTAGAATATGCTTACGTTGCGAATGATGCACGCCTTTTTTTTAATGCATCTCTTGCGGCAAATGGTAAAAGAAAAAAGGTAAAAACTGATCGACTTATGATCTACGGTGATATCCATGGAAAAACTAAAATATACCTCGTAGAGAACTCAGTAAATCCAAGGAGGAAGGAAAGGGGTGGTAAAAAAGATAAAGATACGCAAGGAGATAATAAAAGCGTTTCAATTATTCAGGTTTATGGAAAAGCAGCGGAAGATTCTTTTAAACTGGCGGCTGGTTATGTCACTGTAAGAGGGATACCTTATCAATATCGTCTTCGTGCTTATGGTCCAACGTCCTCTCTTGGAGAAGCAAAAGATGAAAACAAATTAGCTAAAGGAAAAAGTGTTGGATATAGTGGAGATTTTTGGGATTATCGACTTGAAGATGAATATATTCAGCGTTCTTCTCATACTGCTCAATTGAAAACCGCTCAGTTGAAAAATGATGTGTCTCGTCGCCGTGTGACGCGTTCTTTAAATGTCCATGCTCATCATAATGATGTTGTTACTAGTCATGATACTTCTGCTCATTATCCTGAAGAGGGCGTTAAAGCTGTTGTTCCACAAGTTCCAACTTATCTATTGATGCCTAATGCTTTGTTTCAGGTTGGTTTGATGGATATGAACAGTTATAATAAACAGCTGGAGACATTGCGTACCACTGCTGGGGCTTTAGAAGAAAATGGTAAAAGTCCTTCATTTTTTGCACAAGGTTACGGTGGAAGTTATCATTATGTTTCTGATCTGTCCGAGCTTGAATATGGTTATAGTGGAAATTTGAATTATAACGCACTAGAGGCAAGTGTGTTGCTCAATGCGATTGAGGATACACATCATACTTTAAGCTTTGGAATAATGGGGAGCTATGGGAAGATTGCTCTACACCCTCAAGATGTTGAAGAAAGCAAAAAAAGTGCATTTGATAAATGGTCTGTTACAGCATACGGCAGTATGCAGCATGATACAGGCTTCTATATCGATGGCCTTTTTTCCTATGGAGTATTTAAAGGGGATGTTCAGACAAAAGCAAGAGGCAAGACAACAACATTGAAGGGAACACCTTTGAGTGCTTCAGTGATTGCCGGTAAGTCATTTATGACAGGACATAAGGGGCTTATTTTTGATCCGCAGGTTCAGGTCGTTTATCAAAATTTACGTTTTGATAAGGCGTCTGATATCGATGGCTTTGATATTGAAATGGGAAAACTTGGTCAGTGGGTGATGCGTGTTGGTGGGCGTTTAAGTAAGACGCTTGCTGCTTCTGAAGGAGGACATATTGTTTCTTTCAATGGGAAGCTTCATCTTACCAATAGTTTTGGAGGAAAACAGCGTGTACAGTTTGGAGATGAATTCCAATTAGGCGCTTTTGGTTCTTCTCTAGAAACTGGAGTGGGATTGAAAGCTCAGTTGTCTTCAAATTTTGCATTACATGGAGATGTAACTTATCAGCATCGTCTTAGCAAAGGTGGTTTTTTAGGAACCATTTTTTCAGGAGGCTTACGTTATCGTTTTTAG